A stretch of DNA from Parvularcula bermudensis HTCC2503:
GAGCCGCGCCATCCGGTACGGTCGTCTCGACGAGGCGATGGTCGTCGATATGAATGACACGGTCCATCTGGGCCGCAAGGGATCGATCATGGGTGGCGATCATCGCGGCCAACCCCTCTTGGCGGACAAGGGTCAACAACGCCGCAAAAACCCGGCCTGACGTATCGACATCAAGGTTGCCTGTTGGCTCATCGGCCAGAAGGAGACGGGGTTGGTTTGCTAAGGCCCTGGCGATCGCCGCGCGCTGCTTCTCCCCGCCGGAAAGCTGCGCGGGCTGATGGTCCAGTCGATGATCGAGCCCCATCTGGCTCAACAAATCAGTGGCCCGCGCCTCCGCCGCCTTGGGGGAAACCCCGGCGATCCGTAGGGGAAAGGCCACATTCTGACGGGCCGTAAATTCCGGAAGAAGATGGTGAAACTGATAGACGAAGCCGATCTTTTCCCGCCGGACGGCCGTGCGCTCTCTGCTCGACAGGCGCGACACCTCGCCCCCCTCGATCAGGACGGTGCCCGCGGTCGGCGCCTCCAATAATCCCGCGATATGGAGCAAAGAGGATTTTCCGGAGCCTGACGGTCCCAATAGGCCGACGATCTCCCCCGCAGCGATAGAGAGAGTCGCCTCTTCAAGAATAATGAGGTCGCCATAGGCCCGCTTGATCCCCTCAAGCCGCAACACCGGCGCTTCATTGGGCGCACTCGACCGGACCTCATTCATAGCGCAAGGCCTCAACCGGATCGACCCGCGAGGCCCG
This window harbors:
- a CDS encoding ABC transporter ATP-binding protein, which produces MNEVRSSAPNEAPVLRLEGIKRAYGDLIILEEATLSIAAGEIVGLLGPSGSGKSSLLHIAGLLEAPTAGTVLIEGGEVSRLSSRERTAVRREKIGFVYQFHHLLPEFTARQNVAFPLRIAGVSPKAAEARATDLLSQMGLDHRLDHQPAQLSGGEKQRAAIARALANQPRLLLADEPTGNLDVDTSGRVFAALLTLVRQEGLAAMIATHDRSLAAQMDRVIHIDDHRLVETTVPDGAALI